Within Effusibacillus lacus, the genomic segment CGATCAGGTTCCATGTGTGATTAAGATTGTTAAGAACCAGCGAAAGTCCCATCGAATATATAAAACTTCCACCATACTCAGTACAGAGGCCAATCCCTTTTGGCCCTCCATACCAAAATCATACACATGTAAAAAAGGAGACGTATACGATCCCCTGTGATCTTAGTGTTGCCACACATGGTGCGATCAATAAGCGATTTCGAAATCAAAAACGCTTTGGTTTTCAGCCAA encodes:
- a CDS encoding DUF5698 domain-containing protein, which encodes MGLCTEYGGSFIYSMGLSLVLNNLNHTWNLIAYCAGYGTGDLLAARLKNQIVRHFSYK